In Microbacterium sp. AB, a single genomic region encodes these proteins:
- a CDS encoding amino acid ABC transporter ATP-binding protein, giving the protein MSAAVLRVDDVWKSFGDDVVLRGVDLDVSPGEVVALIGASGSGKSTLLRTINLLEPIDDGQIWLRDLDVSDPRVDADAVRARIGVVFQQYNLFPHLTARQNIALALRHVHGWPKARAGAEALSALARVGLEDKADEHPDRLSGGQQQRVALARAVVSAPELLLLDEITSALDPELVGEVLELVRALADDGATIVMATHEMAFARDVADRVVFLDGGRVVEEGPPARFFGRPREERTRAFLARFSA; this is encoded by the coding sequence ATGAGCGCGGCCGTGCTGCGGGTGGACGACGTCTGGAAGAGCTTCGGCGACGACGTGGTCCTCCGAGGCGTCGACCTCGACGTCTCGCCCGGAGAGGTCGTGGCGCTCATCGGCGCGAGCGGGTCGGGGAAGTCGACGCTGCTGCGCACGATCAACCTGCTCGAGCCGATCGACGACGGGCAGATCTGGCTGCGCGACCTCGACGTCAGCGACCCGCGGGTCGACGCCGACGCCGTCCGCGCCCGCATCGGGGTGGTCTTCCAGCAGTACAACCTGTTCCCGCATCTGACGGCACGGCAGAACATCGCGCTCGCGCTGCGGCACGTGCACGGATGGCCGAAGGCGCGCGCGGGCGCCGAGGCGCTGTCCGCGCTGGCGCGCGTGGGACTCGAGGACAAGGCCGACGAGCATCCGGACCGCCTGTCGGGCGGTCAGCAGCAGCGCGTCGCGCTCGCGCGGGCGGTCGTGAGCGCGCCCGAGCTCCTGCTGCTCGACGAGATCACCTCGGCCCTCGACCCGGAGCTCGTCGGCGAGGTGCTCGAGCTCGTGCGCGCCCTGGCGGACGACGGCGCGACGATCGTCATGGCGACGCACGAGATGGCGTTCGCGCGCGACGTCGCCGACCGCGTCGTGTTCCTCGACGGGGGTCGCGTGGTCGAGGAGGGGCCTCCGGCCCGGTTCTTCGGCCGGCCGCGCGAGGAGCGCACGCGGGCCTTCCTCGCGCGCTTCAGCGCCTGA
- a CDS encoding amino acid ABC transporter permease translates to MIPPGARPVSAVEQERRVHRRRQGIRSVLISLASTVALAVVVWFALVNTPGWARVQQSFFDPDVLIASLPRVWDGFLLNLRVLAATAVLVLVLALLLAAVRTLRGPVWLPLRALAAGYTDLFRGLPLIIVLYLVGFGIPGLDLIPERLPYEFWGTIALTLTYSAYVSEVFRAGIDAVHPSQRQAARSLGLSHAKTMRLVVIPQAVRKVTPALMNDLVALQKDVGLVSVLGAVDAVRAAQIQTAAFFNFTPYVLAGLLFVLLAIPTIRLTDWYTARVREREQIGGVV, encoded by the coding sequence ATGATCCCGCCCGGCGCGCGCCCCGTCAGCGCCGTCGAGCAGGAACGGCGCGTCCACCGTCGGAGACAGGGCATCCGCTCCGTCCTCATCAGCCTCGCCTCGACCGTGGCGCTCGCGGTCGTCGTCTGGTTCGCGCTCGTGAACACACCGGGGTGGGCACGCGTGCAGCAGTCGTTCTTCGACCCCGACGTGCTGATCGCCTCGCTCCCCCGCGTATGGGACGGCTTCCTGCTGAACCTGCGCGTCCTCGCCGCGACGGCCGTGCTCGTCCTCGTCCTCGCGCTGCTGCTCGCCGCCGTCCGCACGCTGCGCGGCCCGGTCTGGCTGCCGCTGCGGGCGCTGGCCGCGGGCTACACCGACCTCTTCCGCGGGCTGCCGCTCATCATCGTCCTGTATCTCGTCGGATTCGGGATCCCCGGTCTCGACCTCATCCCCGAGCGCCTGCCGTACGAGTTCTGGGGCACGATCGCGCTCACCCTCACCTACTCGGCCTACGTCTCGGAGGTGTTCCGCGCGGGCATCGACGCCGTGCATCCCTCGCAGCGGCAGGCGGCCCGCTCGCTCGGGCTGAGCCATGCGAAGACGATGCGCCTCGTCGTCATCCCGCAGGCCGTGCGCAAGGTCACCCCCGCGCTCATGAACGACCTCGTCGCACTGCAGAAGGACGTGGGCCTCGTCTCCGTTCTGGGAGCGGTCGACGCCGTGCGCGCCGCGCAGATCCAGACGGCGGCCTTCTTCAACTTCACCCCGTACGTGCTGGCGGGGCTGCTCTTCGTCCTCCTCGCCATCCCCACCATCCGCCTCACCGACTGGTACACGGCCCGGGTGCGCGAGCGCGAGCAGATCGGGGGCGTCGTATGA
- a CDS encoding ABC transporter substrate-binding protein translates to MNRSLARVASTAAAVAALALAGCAADTTADDTTADEASSGGYVNEGTLTIGTGEPAYYPWAIDDDPSSGEGFEAAVAYAVADELGFGVDDVEWVRTTFDEAIAPGPKSFDINLQQFSITPERAENVDFSSPYYTTSQVVVTTGDSPAADATSIADLEDLLIGAQTGTTSFDAIERVIDPSQGAQAFNSNDDAKLALENGQVDAIVVDLPTAFYISGAELTDGVLVGQLPEIDGAEGDDFGLVLAKDSPLTDDVTAAVDALREDGTLDALAAEWLGGEDEAPLLE, encoded by the coding sequence GTGAACCGTTCGCTCGCCCGCGTCGCCTCGACGGCGGCCGCCGTCGCCGCCCTCGCCCTCGCCGGATGCGCGGCCGACACGACCGCCGACGACACGACCGCCGACGAGGCCTCGTCCGGCGGCTACGTCAACGAGGGCACGCTCACGATCGGAACCGGAGAGCCCGCCTACTACCCCTGGGCGATCGACGACGACCCCTCGTCGGGCGAGGGCTTCGAGGCGGCCGTCGCGTACGCCGTCGCCGACGAGCTCGGCTTCGGCGTCGACGACGTCGAGTGGGTCCGGACGACCTTCGACGAGGCCATCGCGCCGGGACCGAAGTCGTTCGACATCAATCTGCAGCAGTTCTCCATCACGCCCGAGCGCGCGGAGAACGTCGACTTCAGCTCGCCCTATTACACGACCTCGCAGGTCGTCGTGACCACGGGCGATTCCCCCGCGGCCGACGCGACCTCGATCGCCGATCTGGAGGACCTCCTCATCGGCGCCCAGACGGGGACGACGAGCTTCGACGCCATCGAGCGGGTGATCGATCCCTCCCAGGGCGCCCAGGCGTTCAACTCGAACGACGACGCCAAGCTCGCGCTCGAGAACGGCCAGGTCGACGCGATCGTCGTCGATCTGCCGACCGCGTTCTACATCTCGGGCGCCGAGCTCACCGACGGCGTGCTCGTCGGGCAGCTCCCCGAGATCGACGGCGCCGAGGGCGACGATTTCGGCCTCGTGCTGGCCAAGGACTCGCCGCTGACGGACGACGTCACCGCCGCCGTCGACGCGCTGCGCGAGGACGGCACGCTCGACGCGCTGGCGGCGGAGTGGCTCGGCGGCGAGGACGAGGCGCCGCTCCTCGAGTGA